DNA from Salvelinus sp. IW2-2015 linkage group LG2, ASM291031v2, whole genome shotgun sequence:
aatcgcctagaatgtcattgtatgctgtagcgttaagattcccgtcactggaaccaaggggcctaacccgaaccatgaaaaacaatccGAGACCATTagtccaccaccaaactttagttggcactatgcattggggcaggtaacttTCAACAGGCATCTGCCAAACGCAGatatgtctgtctgactgccagatgggaatgtgtgattaatcactccagagaaggcatttccactgctccagagtccaatggcggcgagctttacaccactccagccaatgcttggcattgggcatggtgatcttagacttgtgtgcagctgctcggcccatggaaagccatttcatgaagctctcgacgaacagcTGATGctgcttcaagaggcagtttgaaactcgatattgagtgttgcaaccgaggacagacaatttttacgagcttcagcactcgccggtcccgttctgtgagcttgtgtggcctaccacttcgcagcggagccgttgttgctcctggatgtttccacttcacaataatagcacttccagttaaccggggcagctctagcaggacagaaattaacttgttggtaaggtggcatcctatgacggtgccacgttgaaagtcactgagctcttcattgaGGCCATTCTACGGTCAAAGTTCGTCTacggcgattgcatggctgtgcgctaGATTTTAAACAcccgtgtggctgaaatagccaaattcactcatttgaagttgtgtccacatacttctgcaTAGATAGTCAATATAGATGTTCACACGGCTACTTAGCGCAACAAGATACTTctgcatatatagtgtatcttgttGAGCTAAGTAGCCGTGTGAACATCTATATATGCAGAAGTATCTTGTTGAGCTAAGTAGCCGTGTGAACATCTATATATGAGAAGTTATCTTGTTGAGCTAAGTAGCCGTGTGAACATCTATATATGCAGAAGTATCTTGTTGAGCTAAGTAGCCGTGTGAACATCTATATATGCAGAAGTATCTTGTTGAGCTAAGTAGCGTGTGAACATCTATATATGCAGAAGTCTTGTTGAGCTAAGTAGCCGTGTGAACATCTATTGACTATATATGCAGAAGTATCTTGTTGAGCTAAGTAGCCGTGTTGAACTCTATATTGACTATATATGCAGAAGTATCTTGTTGAGCTAAGTAGCCGTGTGAACATCTATATTTGGGAACAAAAATGATGAGGTTGCGCAGAGACATACCTGCAGTAGCGGGGCTCTCATCAGCTTCAGGGGCAGGTGCTGGTTCTACGGGTGCTGGTTCTACGGGTGTTGGCGATGTTGGTATGGGTGCGTGTGAGGGCGTCTTTGCCTCAGCAGTGACCTCAGAGAGTCGGGGGGCTTGGGGTCTGGTCTTTCTCGCAGGATTCAGGACATAACAATATGCACATCTGAAGGCTGAAACGAGACACATAAACCACCATGCCCAAAGCGCACTGTCAACTGAATGATAGTCATACATTTCCAAGTAGACACAGATTCATGTATAATGAAAATGAAACCAATGATATTCCAAGAAGAATTGAGTCAAAGACGCATAAACTCATCAGATCGATGGGTTACACTCGTTTGCATAGTCAATCTAGATGGGCTCTTTTTGCTTACAGAGGCTGGTAGTGGCAGAGGCTTTTAAGAGCTTGATGATATACGGCACTGCCAAATGCTAGAGGGCAAATGAAGGCGCAGTGTTTGATGGAGACTGACAGAGTCGTGTTTCTCTAAAtcttaccaacatattcaaattcctCTTTTAATGCCATGCCGTTATGGGTGAGACACTGCTGGCATATGAGGGCATATCTGGAGGGAGAAAATCTGTTAGAATGCATACATGCAATGAAATTAATAAAGATAATTTTGctggttttaaaaaatgtagcaATTGTCACTAGAAATACATTTAACTAAATTCCTATAGCGCTTACATCggcacaaatacatttgatttccaaaaGCAAATATTTGGGTGACACAAGCGAAAGCTACATTTTACCTATTCTGAGGGCCATCGCCAACAAAGTACTCAATAACCCTGTCCATGGTGCCTCTATCCCGGGGGAGAACAGGTCTGGCCAAGGGTGGGCCTGGAGGGTGCATTCCTGTTAtggcagacacacatgcacattagCTGCACAAAGTCTGTGGTCTCAAAACACAAATCGTCACACTGTGCCAGAGGAGAAGAAAACAGACAAAGCTACAGTTAGCGGCAGAGGACCATGATAAACGGTTGATACGGACAGGTTTTAATAATGACTTGGAAATGGATCTCACTTGCAAAGCACTTGAACGAGAATCCCTGCTGTGTTGCTGAGCAGTAATTAATATAATCTAACATCAAGAGCAATCATAGGAAGATGACTGGTCATTTCTGGGAGACTTGGCAAAGTCTCAGCTTCCTGCTGCTTATTCATTTACCAACATATGGAAACTCTGTGGTGACTCTTTCTATCAAATTGCTTTTCACTTTCAATTTTCCACAAAAGTGCCTGAGTTTCGAGCCATATGAAACATTTGCATGGTGTGCCCATGCCAAACGCAATTTTACCTGGCATTAGAAAGGCATTTAGTAAGATTTCAGTACCAATGCCCAGAGAACAAATGCCAGCCTACCTAATTAATCATAGTTAAAGTGATCTTGGCTCTTGTACACCTCAGTTGGCATTCCACATGGCAATTACACCATGTTGCTTTCTCTGGGAAAGCAAACAGTCTTTAACGGTTTGCCCTCTTTCGCATTTCCTATGAAGTGTCCAAGGCCAGACCACATGTTTACATAAGAGTAAATATACACTTAACATAAActgacagtagctaggtttccatccaatggGCGACAGATTTTAATGTTGTAAAAGATtgtaaaatctgcataaaaactaCATAGGCGTTTTCCCACGAGATGACccatcaaactgacttgttgtggataaatgGTTGTGCGTGttgatgtagtgcacataaaaattacTTCTGCGGTTAAATTCCTATGtacctaataaaaaaaatacaagttaaatggtttcaaatcatatttttcaacTCTACTACTGGTTGTCACAACAAATGTGTTGGGAAGCGAATGAGCCCACGCTGGTTTTCGCgcatgtgctctagccaacagcggatttcacatgactgggcaggagcgcaaccatgggtgggcctgggagggcatagcaAACAGAATTAGTcccccccccacaaaagggctttattacagacagaaatactcctcagtttcatcagctgtccggttggctggtctcagacaatcccgcatgtgaagatgccggatgtggatgtcctgggctggcttggttacacgtggtctgcagttgtgaggctggttggacgtactgccaaattctctaaaacgacattgtaggcagcttatggtaaaaagactaacattaaattctctggcaagagctctggcggacattcctgcagtcagcatgccaattgcacgcagcTTCAAaagtgtggcattgtgttgtgtgacaaaactgcagattttaTGGTGGCCTtctgtcctcagcacaaggtgcacctgtgtaatgatcatgcagtttatcagcttcttgatatgacacacctgtcaggtggttggattatcttgtcaaTGGGAAgtctcactaatagggatgtaaacaattgtgcccaatttgagagaaattagctttttgtgcgtatagaacatttctgtgatcatttatttcagctcatgaaaccaacacttcacttgttgcgtttatatttttgttcagtataatttaatCCGTAGCCTAATAAAGAAAAAGCTTTCCAGAGTTGTCGTGTGattaccacacaacatatcatcacgtgactttattacataattaattttacagacaaaaagacaccaccttgtctagcgtattttgttttgtctacatttggaaagtttaatGACAAGTCTGCTGTTTCCTTCAGGCCTGTCATGACTTCTTTTAATCCTACATGTACttcactcgcataaaaaggtttgATAGAAACCTGGCTAGTGTCAGGTTTAGTTTGGAATCACCCTTGGTTGTGAGAAATCTTAATGAAAATACTTTAAATTTGTTTTGAATTGGAACAAATTTGATGCTGAAAATGGCCCTAAAATCTAGGTACAATTTCATACCTATTGACTTTGTTAACCATTATCGCTTCTTCTCTGGAGCAAGCTTGACCTTCGGTTTGTTTTACGGCAAACCCTACCATATTGGATTCAAATACTACACTTAATTGGTCATAActaccatttgtaaaacaaaCTGTCATACgtgtactgtttaaaaaaaagaaaaaaaaagtcccATCCCTGAAGGACTGGTGAGACAGGGATGGGTAAATCACCTTAAAATCGACCACATTATGATGTGGTCCCCGTGTGCAGCTAACTCACCCACTCCTGGAACAGGTGTGCCAGGGGTCATGGGCCTCTTCATCAAGCTCTGCTGAGCAGCCTCAGACGACAGGATTCTCTCTGGGGGTCCTCCAGGAGCTGAGTGGAGGGGCGGTCCTGCATGGGTGGCCCCTGGTGCCAGAAGAGGACGTGCTGCAGCAGGAGTCACCGCCACCGGGGGCCGAGGAGTGACATGCCGCTGACGGAGTTCTAATGGAGGAAACAATGCAGGGATTATGTTTATCAGTGGTCTGCAACGCAAGCACATGAAAGGCCTTAATATATCTAGCCAACTATATTACCTTGGCCAGGTTTTGGAGTCATAGGTGTTCCACTTGGAATAGATTCTGGCACCTTCAAATTGGAAACAAGATTTGAAGGATACTTTCAAGGTTAATTATAGCGGCCGGTagactagcggttaagagcgttgggggGGGGTATTCAAAGAATTAGTGGGCTCAGAGGAAGATGGAATACTCACCTTTGTCTTTGAATCAGGATcaaatctctccaaaataatttTTGCGGTTTTATATGTTTCAGTCTCCATCACCTCTAGAAGCTGTTGGACAGAAACAGTTCATATTTTCAATGTAAAAGGAAATGAAAAGGGCAAATACAGCACAAATTGAAAGTCACATTGATTTGTTACACCTGTttgggttattaaaaaaaaaaaaaaaaacctgtcaAACATCATAGTATTCATCTTCAGGCAAGCATTGGAGTATTGAGTCAAGGATTGGTGTTCCAGTTAACCCCTTTGACTACGCAGGTTTCTATTCAAGACGCTTATGTTTGATCTGTTAATTGACTAATGATGTTATGACACGTCACCATTCCATACATTTAATTCTGTTCAAATCCAACGAGTAATGAAGACATCAATGATGACTAATGTCGTACCTTCCATATCACCATTAATCAAATTAAAAAGAGCAAGTGAACACACTAATTGATTTCTTGAAATAATGAACTGTTTTAAAAACAGGTGGGTCCTACGACCCACATCTATCCTGTCATGCATCTGCACAGATCAGGGCCCATAaacacaaagcgtctcagagtaggcgtgctgatctaagatctgttcatacaaatcttattcattatgatctaaaagacaaaactgatgctagctcagcactcctactctgagaagctttgtggatacaggcccaaGTCTTTACAGTGCCTGGAAAAATGTTAAACATATCAATATGATGCGTTGGTGTTTGAAGTATGTTGATATTTTCAACTAGATGTTTCTTCGCCAGTCTTATGAAACTCCACAAAATGAGCTACCTACAAAAGTCAAAATGGCAGCCAGACCAACAATCTATCACTGCAATGTTGAAGGTTTTGAAAATAAAAGTAGCCGTAGGTAGCCTACATCCTTtaaaaaggcccaatgcagccatttttttatttttaacatcaatatcaaataatttctaggTACAAATTTAGTACCTTATTGGGATATATTTCCTTTTTAAGGGGAAAAATAGCTTTTTGGCAAAACTATTGCTCAAGAAAGAATTTTGTTAGGGCTGTCTGGGACtggtttgagtggggagggggaaaacaAAAAACTAGCTGTAGGCAGAGAGGTTTGTAACTCTTGGtatagtggggcggcaggtaacctagtggttagcgcattgGGCCAAGGATATAGCTCAGTCGAGGTTGCGACACCAGGAATTAAAGAGTGTAGCAAATTCGGGggcctgacaaggtaaaaatctgtcgttctgcccctgaacaacgcagttaacccacttcctaggccatcattgcaaataagaatttgtttaactgacttgcctagttaaataaaaaataaaaaaataaaaattgttctattaaccaatttactgcatggtgatgtcaccatggaaagcagAAACTCCCACCAACGAAAaactgctgattagaaggtcctgtgtagattgaaTTTTCAAcaagcaactatcaggaaataacactgataaaaATGTTCACACTTTCagtcttagtttcatcagctgtacaatctgatataacacacagaaattaattttgactgcattgggcctttaaagctGGAATCTTTAATGGTAAAATAGCCCTGTCAATTTGCGATATTACACCAAAGTTAATGCAAACAACCAACGTTTTATGTACTGCATAAACATTTTGCAATGCTGCACGACGCTCCTCAGCTCGGCAACCAATAGAGCAGCCAGGTGTTTGAGCAACTTCATGTCAAGGAAATACCAAATATTGCTAATTGTTTACGAAAAATAAGAATTACACGCACTACTTCAATAATGGAGTGTGAAAATCCATCAGCCATAATTATTGAAAGTTATTAGTCATGAGATGACAAGCAATTTCTCAGATTTATTTCCTTCTAGCACTTTCCTTTTAGCAGAGTGCTTAACCAAGTAAAGTCTTTATGCAAATTAATGGCTACCTGCATTGATTTTAGATTATTTATTAGGTGTAGCAATTATTTAAGCAGTGCTATAAAAGCTCAATAATAGCAAGGCGCCACATGTAGACTCCTGCAAAACTTAGGTACGACAGCCTGTAAGTGTTCATCTCAATATAGAGGAAAATGCCAGATTAAGCCCACATAAAATAAGTTACAGGATGTAAAAATGGATAATGATTTTTTGAAGTGCAGACATCTCAGCTCTTTCATATGACACCTTCACAAATGATTAGGGGATCCACATTGTTTTTCACCCTTTTAAAGATAAGGGATCAGCTATGGTGGAATCGAATTGCAGTCTAGACGATGTTCACCCAATCAAAAGCAACCCTGAGAAAAAGTGAATTTACCATTTTTCGTTTTTGTGATTTGAGGTCCTCCAATTTTTCATCTGAAACAAAAAATGACATTTGAGTGATTATACCAAAAGCAGAatgtcaaataaaattgtattagtcacatgcgccaaatacagatGTAgcagaccttagtgaaatgcttacttacgagcccctaaacaacaatgcagtaaaaaaaaagacTACGTATAGATAACAGAGATTAGCAGTGGTGTCATAATGATGAGGCAGAGGTAAATAAAGTTCAAAGCACATACTGTTTTTTTCTGTTCTTCTTTTAAAAAGAGTGCGCAGCCCCTTTCGAAGGAGCCATACACTGTTGAAAGAACAATTAGAACCTCAATTGCAGGTTCAGTAACAAACTATTAGTAGTTATAGCAATCCATTTCAttagaaatgtttttaaatggctATACTTACAATAGTGGAAATACTACAAAAGGAAGGACCAATATGACCTTTCCAATCATCTGTTCAGGGAGGTACCAAAGATACACAATTATGCTAGCCATCAGGTAAAGAAGAGATGAGTACTGAAGCAGTCTCCACACCCATAACTTCAACTGTTTTTGATACAGTTCTTGACATTCCTCACAAGCCTGGATATCCTGTAAAAAACAATGATCATGCTCCTCAAAAAACCCACATTGAATATAGCCCAGCTCTCTCTCACTATAAACTGACAAAAGAAGTTTAGTATTCCCAAATTA
Protein-coding regions in this window:
- the LOC111975367 gene encoding endoplasmic reticulum junction formation protein lunapark-A isoform X2: MGVVISRFRTKPSTVEVLEGIDKDIQACEECQELYQKQLKLWVWRLLQYSSLLYLMASIIVYLWYLPEQMIGKVILVLPFVVFPLFVWLLRKGLRTLFKRRTEKNNEKLEDLKSQKRKMLLEVMETETYKTAKIILERFDPDSKTKVPESIPSGTPMTPKPGQELRQRHVTPRPPVAVTPAAARPLLAPGATHAGPPLHSAPGGPPERILSSEAAQQSLMKRPMTPGTPVPGVGMHPPGPPLARPVLPRDRGTMDRVIEYFVGDGPQNRYALICQQCLTHNGMALKEEFEYVAFRCAYCYVLNPARKTRPQAPRLSEVTAEAKTPSHAPIPTSPTPVEPAPVEPAPAPEADESPATAVAEKQPTPPAEEEIQELVTLTTDTAPETEVAGTSQSLQLTPVKSDGELEVSDMEVE
- the LOC111975367 gene encoding endoplasmic reticulum junction formation protein lunapark-A isoform X1, with the protein product MGVVISRFRTKPSTVEVLEGIDKDIQACEECQELYQKQLKLWVWRLLQYSSLLYLMASIIVYLWYLPEQMIGKVILVLPFVVFPLFVWLLRKGLRTLFKRRTEKNNEKLEDLKSQKRKMLLEVMETETYKTAKIILERFDPDSKTKVPESIPSGTPMTPKPGQELRQRHVTPRPPVAVTPAAARPLLAPGATHAGPPLHSAPGGPPERILSSEAAQQSLMKRPMTPGTPVPGVGMHPPGPPLARPVLPRDRGTMDRVIEYFVGDGPQNRFSPSRYALICQQCLTHNGMALKEEFEYVAFRCAYCYVLNPARKTRPQAPRLSEVTAEAKTPSHAPIPTSPTPVEPAPVEPAPAPEADESPATAVAEKQPTPPAEEEIQELVTLTTDTAPETEVAGTSQSLQLTPVKSDGELEVSDMEVE